From one uncultured Bacteroides sp. genomic stretch:
- the carB gene encoding carbamoyl-phosphate synthase (glutamine-hydrolyzing) large subunit, with protein sequence MIIREDIKKVLLLGSGALKIGEAGEFDYSGSQALKALKEEGIETVLINPNIATVQTSEGVADQIYFLPVTPYFVEKVIQKEKPQGILLAFGGQTALNCGVELYKSGALEKYNLEVLGTPVQAIIDTEDRELFVNKLNEINVKTIKSQAVKNIIDARRAAKELGYPVIIRAAYALGGLGSGFCDNEAELDRISEKAFSFSPQVLVEKSLKGWKEVEYEVVRDRFDNCITVCNMENFDPLGIHTGESIVIAPSQTLTNAEYHKLRELAIRIIRHIGIVGECNVQYAFDPESEDYRVIEVNARLSRSSALASKATGYPLAFVAAKLGLGYGLFDLKNSVTKTTSAFFEPALDYVVCKIPRWDLGKFHGVDRELGSSMKSVGEVMAIGRTFEEAIQKGLRMIGQGMHGFVGNKELVISDIDKSLREPTDNRIFVISKAFRAGYTVDQIHELTKIDKWFLQKLMNIIRTSSELHQWEKEKKPLSTLPAELLLKAKKEGFSDFQIARATGFDGEMEKGILEVRDYRKSIGIIPVVKQIDTLAAEYPAQTNYLYLTYNGTANDVTYLGDHKSIVVLGSGAYRIGSSVEFDWCGVQALNTIRKEGWRSVMINYNPETVSTDYDMCDRLYFDELTFERVMDILELENPHGVIVSTGGQIPNNLAMRLDEQEVHILGTTAKSIDNAEDREKFSAMLDRIGVDQPRWRELTSLEDINLFVEEVGFPVLVRPSYVLSGAAMNVCSNDEELERFLKLAANVSKKHPVVVSQFIEHAKEVEMDAVAKDGDIVAYAISEHIEFAGVHSGDATIQFPPQKLYVETVRRIKRISREIAKELNISGPFNIQFLARENDIKVIECNLRASRSFPFVSKVLKINFIELATKVMLGLPVEKPSKNLFDLDYVGIKASQFSFNRLQKADPVLGVDMASTGEVGCIGSDTSSAVLQSMLSVGQRIPKKSILLSTGTPKQKADMIDAARLLEEKGYKLFATRGTHNALLENNIESTLVYWPSESDRHPQALDLLRKKEIDMVVNVPKNLTAGELDNGYKIRRAAIDLNIPLITNARLASAFILAFCTMSIDDIAIKSWEEYK encoded by the coding sequence ATGATAATAAGAGAAGATATAAAAAAAGTATTGCTGTTAGGTTCCGGTGCTTTGAAAATTGGCGAAGCCGGTGAGTTTGATTATTCCGGTTCCCAGGCACTGAAAGCCCTCAAAGAAGAGGGGATAGAGACAGTTCTTATCAATCCTAATATCGCTACAGTACAAACAAGTGAAGGAGTGGCCGATCAGATTTATTTCTTACCTGTCACTCCTTATTTTGTAGAGAAGGTGATTCAGAAAGAAAAGCCACAGGGCATTCTGCTTGCTTTTGGAGGACAGACAGCACTCAACTGCGGCGTTGAACTTTACAAATCGGGCGCTCTTGAAAAATATAATCTCGAGGTACTTGGTACCCCTGTACAGGCTATTATTGATACGGAAGATCGCGAATTGTTTGTTAACAAACTAAATGAAATCAATGTAAAAACCATAAAGAGCCAAGCAGTAAAGAATATCATTGATGCACGTCGTGCAGCTAAAGAGCTTGGTTATCCGGTTATTATTCGTGCAGCTTATGCATTGGGTGGCTTAGGCTCAGGGTTTTGCGATAATGAAGCAGAACTGGATCGAATTTCCGAGAAAGCATTTTCATTCTCTCCTCAGGTATTGGTAGAGAAGAGCTTGAAAGGGTGGAAGGAAGTAGAATATGAAGTTGTGCGTGATCGTTTTGATAATTGCATTACGGTTTGTAATATGGAGAATTTTGATCCGCTAGGTATTCATACGGGCGAATCAATCGTTATTGCTCCATCTCAGACCCTTACTAATGCCGAATATCATAAACTTCGTGAACTTGCCATTCGCATCATCCGTCACATAGGTATTGTGGGCGAATGCAATGTGCAATACGCTTTTGACCCCGAATCCGAAGATTATCGGGTCATTGAAGTAAATGCCCGTTTGAGTCGTTCTTCTGCCTTAGCTTCCAAAGCTACCGGCTACCCGCTTGCTTTTGTTGCTGCCAAGTTAGGGCTGGGCTATGGATTATTTGATTTAAAAAACTCAGTTACCAAAACTACATCAGCATTCTTTGAACCTGCACTCGACTATGTGGTTTGTAAAATACCACGTTGGGATTTAGGTAAGTTCCATGGGGTAGATCGCGAGTTGGGCTCTTCCATGAAATCGGTTGGTGAAGTGATGGCTATTGGCCGTACTTTCGAGGAAGCCATACAGAAAGGACTTCGAATGATTGGTCAGGGTATGCACGGTTTTGTAGGCAATAAAGAACTGGTTATCTCCGATATCGATAAGTCTTTGCGCGAACCTACTGACAATCGTATATTTGTTATATCGAAGGCGTTTCGTGCCGGATATACGGTCGATCAAATTCATGAACTAACCAAGATTGATAAATGGTTTCTTCAGAAATTGATGAATATTATCCGAACCTCCAGTGAGTTGCATCAATGGGAGAAAGAGAAAAAGCCACTTTCTACGCTTCCGGCAGAATTATTGCTGAAGGCTAAAAAAGAAGGCTTTTCCGATTTTCAGATAGCTCGTGCTACCGGATTTGATGGAGAAATGGAAAAAGGTATTCTAGAAGTTCGTGACTATCGCAAGAGCATTGGTATTATTCCGGTAGTGAAGCAAATTGATACGCTTGCTGCCGAATATCCTGCACAGACCAATTACTTATATCTTACTTATAACGGTACTGCCAATGACGTGACTTATCTGGGCGATCATAAATCTATCGTGGTGTTGGGCTCGGGAGCTTACCGAATAGGCTCCTCTGTAGAATTCGATTGGTGCGGAGTACAGGCTTTAAATACAATCCGCAAAGAAGGTTGGCGCAGTGTAATGATCAACTACAATCCCGAAACTGTTTCTACCGACTATGATATGTGCGATCGTCTTTACTTTGACGAACTTACTTTTGAACGTGTAATGGATATTTTAGAGTTGGAGAATCCGCACGGAGTGATCGTGTCTACCGGCGGACAGATACCAAATAATCTTGCCATGCGCCTAGATGAGCAGGAGGTTCATATTTTAGGTACTACTGCTAAGAGCATTGATAATGCTGAAGATCGTGAGAAATTCTCGGCTATGCTCGATCGTATAGGGGTAGACCAACCCCGTTGGCGCGAACTGACTTCACTGGAAGATATTAATCTATTTGTTGAAGAAGTGGGCTTTCCTGTATTGGTGCGCCCTTCATACGTCCTTTCGGGTGCAGCGATGAATGTTTGTTCCAATGATGAAGAGCTGGAACGTTTTCTAAAGTTGGCAGCCAATGTTAGTAAGAAACATCCTGTGGTAGTAAGCCAATTTATCGAACATGCCAAAGAGGTGGAAATGGATGCGGTGGCCAAAGACGGTGATATCGTGGCTTATGCTATTAGTGAGCATATAGAGTTTGCTGGAGTGCATAGCGGAGATGCTACTATACAATTTCCTCCGCAAAAACTCTATGTAGAAACCGTGCGACGTATTAAACGTATTAGCCGGGAGATAGCAAAAGAGCTCAATATTTCAGGCCCGTTCAATATTCAATTCCTTGCTCGTGAGAATGATATTAAGGTAATAGAATGTAACCTTCGTGCTTCCCGTAGTTTTCCTTTTGTTAGTAAGGTATTGAAGATTAACTTCATAGAATTGGCTACTAAAGTTATGCTTGGCTTGCCGGTAGAGAAACCTTCAAAAAATCTTTTCGATCTGGATTATGTGGGCATCAAAGCCTCTCAGTTCTCCTTTAATCGTTTGCAAAAGGCTGATCCGGTGTTGGGCGTGGATATGGCTTCTACAGGTGAAGTGGGCTGTATCGGTTCTGATACTTCCAGCGCTGTACTTCAGTCTATGTTATCCGTAGGGCAACGTATACCGAAGAAAAGTATTCTTCTTTCTACAGGAACGCCAAAGCAGAAAGCCGATATGATAGACGCAGCCCGATTACTGGAGGAGAAAGGATATAAATTATTCGCTACGCGAGGTACGCATAATGCATTGCTCGAAAATAATATTGAAAGCACCTTGGTTTACTGGCCTAGTGAAAGTGATCGCCACCCTCAGGCGCTTGATCTTCTCCGCAAGAAAGAGATAGATATGGTGGTTAATGTGCCTAAGAATCTAACCGCCGGAGAATTGGATAACGGCTATAAAATTCGTCGTGCGGCTATAGATCTGAACATTCCGCTTATAACCAATGCTCGTTTGGCCAGTGCTTTTATTTTAGCTTTCTGTACCATGAGTATAGATGATATTGCCATAAAAAGTTGGGAAGAATACAAATAA